From the Labeo rohita strain BAU-BD-2019 chromosome 21, IGBB_LRoh.1.0, whole genome shotgun sequence genome, the window AGCTTGTTCTTCCGGCTCAGCTCACAAGCCAGCGGCACGGACAAACCCAGAAGAAAGTGTGCGTAATACAGTACCTATTGCTTGTTTATTCCATGTAAAGGCATGAAAGTCAAGTCAAGGGTAACtttaggtgtgtgtgtttgtgtgctaaCCACATGAATGCATACAAACAGTTTTCAGCCTTAAATGTCATGTTTGCCTGTTTGCATACACTGTGAATGTTATTTCATTACCTCAGATGGTTCAGGGCTCTTGATTGGACTGGATAACTGGCTGCAGACAGACATTTGTCCATTTATGTTCTGAATACAGAAGAAGAAAACATTAATGAATAATTGCCTCTTAAATGCAGTGTCATTTGctaaaaattaccaaaaaaagcATTATGCAGTATCTGTAACCTGTATCCCTGAAAGTTTTGgtgcaaaggaaaaaaaatgaataactaAAATTATAGTATTATCAAACATTTTAGGTTaacttatataatatatagtagtcaacatctgAGGTGGATCAAAAATGATCAATAGCAGGGTGTGGTATTAAATTGCGCCACAACAGAACCTGATTTTAAACAGCATATTACAGGCTTTTCAGCAAaatttaaacagttaaacaatatacataaaaggccaaaaataaaataaatataaataaacccaTAAAACATAAGAATACATATGACAACATGATCCAAACTGACTATGAAAAATTTAGTCCTGCTCTTAATGTGTCAATTAAATCTAAGTTTATTGTTTAGTTCACTTTTCCATATTGTGTCCTCcatacgaaaaaaaaaatgaaatttgaaattttTGTTTGGAAGACATTTCTAGATATTtgaaaccaacaaaaaaaacctcTGCTACAGATAACAAACATCTGTTTATTTGCACTTACAGCTTTAAACCATACAATTACTTAGATACAGCATGTCAACCACCCCCAGTTTCTACAATTCACATCAACACATTTGTGACCCcaggagcacaaaaccagtcataagtagcatgggtatatttgtagcaatagccaaaaacacactgtacgggtcaaaattatcaatttttctttcatgccaaaaatcattagtatattaagtaaagaccaaGTTGCATGaagataatttgtaaatttcctcctgtaaatatatcaaaacttaatttctgattagtaatatgcatcactaagaacttaatttgaacaactttaatttttttttttttttgcaccctcagattccagatttttaattaGTTGTATCTCACCCAAATATTGTACTATCCtaacaaaaaatactttaattgacagcttattattatttttattattcagctttcagatggtcAAAAagggttttgtggtccagagtttAAATTCTACAAGGCTAATTATTGAAATGTAGCTGTATACCAAATTTTACTGAGAGAAAAATGACActttgaatttttaattaaatatttttgtgtaggTGTGATCCATTAATGGCTACTTAATCTGTATCTTGTAAGCGCAATGTCCAGATTCATGTCAAACAACGTCTGATCATAGGGGGCGCTAAAGTaacctaaaacttttaaattacatCATGTGCTGACATTTACTTTCGATACAGCTGTATTGAAACGACAGCATTTGATCAGCACCATCTTTCTTTTGCCAATTTGGGTCATTTTCTCCACTTTTCTAAACTGCCTAACAATGAACAAGCAGTTACATTGTAAATACTATATGttaactaaattatattttaatgagaTGTAACCTTTGGATACTGATGTAACAAAATGAAAGGGAAGAATTCAAAATGAACGCTTACTATTTGTCTGTAGACGTCGGTTTCGTCGACGCTACTGACGCTGCTGACGCTGACGGGCTGAACGTTCTGTACGTACATAGGTTGTACGACGCGCGGCGCCTGACTCAGGTACACGAATGACTCCGCGGGCCGCTGCTGAACAGGCACCAGGTAACGTGCGCCCCCGTACATCACGTTCCCTTCCACTTGGCTGTTAATGTACTGGACCGGCTGCAGCTGAGCTCCCGACAGGTTTACCGTTCGGTAGGTCGTCGAACCTTCGCTTATCCCGACAGGAGTGGATGTCAGGACAGTCTGTGCGCTCGGTTCTGCGACGGTCACTGTCTTCAGTGTCGTTACACTATGGGGGTATGGTAGAGTCATTTCTGCGTTTGTGTAAGTCCAGAAAATTAAAGAAGAAATACCATTGATATAGAAATAAGTTTGGTGAAGTTAGCGAAGCCCTCTACGGTGCCGCTGCCCGACTCCTGAAGTGCCTCCAGTGAAGTTGTATAAATGAGAAGAGAGGCGTGTTTTCCTAATAACTCCTCCCTCAGCTCAAATATCCAAGTATCGAAGACACGAAACCACAGGGAGGAGGTTAGAGCTTAAGTTTTTCCACCTGTTTCACAGTGGCTGTATTGAAACCTAATGAGTTATCTATCAAGACAACATTTCTGGTCTCCTAATCCTCATAGAAAACTTTATATAAGTCTATAACTTACCTCAATAATTTCTAAATTATATCTGGATgatgtcatttactcacacatTAAGTTGTTTCTCACATCTTTCTTGACTGCTCATTGCAAGATATAACTGTCTCATTTGGGTAAGCGGATTATGCCTAAAGCCCAGAAACTAGCTTGTGCTTGGAGGGATTTAACTTTATCAggggtaaaaataaataaagtgaccCCTCCCCCCATTTTCTATAGTAtagcaaaaaaactaaaaaacaacaacaacaaaacatgtaatattatttactttttagtttTGGAGGCAcatatgatatttttttattatttatttagctgaaatttattcatttttttatttttatattaaatgggaacattatatataaaatacactttaaagaagatatgcatttttttcttcatttttattaattgagaTAATTCATAGAATAAATATGCCAGGCTTAAATGGAAGACTTCTGTTATTTGGTGGAAAAcgaactattttaaaatgagctactttttcaaataactttgttttcctatttattGATTCCTGTCAATAAATTGTCTCCTGTCctcatgttgagagaaatcgggagtaaatgcaaatgtgttaAAAGCGCTGTGTAAACATaatgttactgtagttctagactaaatttaaacatgcatttacccattcaaaaaaaagaaacaacagaTTGATGTATTCCTCaagataaaaactgaaatacaaactcaaaatgacacacacctgcaataattaaatatgttaaatatcataaaacctatatgtatttaatcccattttagtcaccaatgtttttgctgctgaccttcaatgatccagttcaaccatactaataatgCGGTTGGTACTCTCGTATTTTAGGGAGTTATGTGTGTACAGAATGTGATTgagtaaaaggtgaactgacTTTATCTATAGCATGTCCGTGGCCAATGACTCATTGGCCATTCCCACTCCCACCTAATATAGTTCTTTTCACTTGTTTTGCTTTTGGATTTATacttagacatttaaaaatcactttttgtcAAAGTTCAGCACTGTTTTGTACTGAAGTTTAAAAGAGTTATTAAAAACTCATTGGATCTACGTGAATTACACATATCTTACTATAAGCCATGTTTATGCTAGTCTGTTAATTAGAAGGTTGCTTATATGCATAACCGCTTATTGTTTACGAGATGCAGACATGTAAGAGGCTTACAATAAGCTAAacatatatttgttaaattagTGACgctaaatgtacattttaaaattttgatctgaatataatttttatcatttctaaaacatttttatttgaatatcgCAACATGAAACTTTGttctacagtatttttatatttaaatcacTTACAGAGACCCATCCCGTCAGTCACTATGAGAAGTTAGTTATCTTGATGACATCATCAATAGCAAGTCAACCCCACCCTTTCTCTTAGCTTAAGATTCCTCCCAATTCCATAGTAAAAGTTGGTCTCAGAAGCTTTGTGAACAAGTTTTTGAGAGAAACTCTTATCTACGAATTTTTACAGCTATGTATGAGAACTCTTGGTGgtgagataaaatgttttgtgagtaCAGCCCCTGGGAGCAGCCTAAACCTTTGGCTTGTGCATAGTTTCCTTCCATTGCAGGATAATCTTATATTATCATTAAGATGAATCatactttttcttttaatcCAATGGCTGTAACCTCATAAGTTGCATTAACAACTCTTGCAGAAACTCAGTCTTACAGTTTATTACAGCACTGCGTCCACCCAGCTACAATCatcataaaaaaagttaaatgcaAGAATCGTATGACAGTGTTGAATAAGTCGTACCTTTGTTTGCTCCTACGCCTCAATGAGACTAAATGGGACCTATAACAAGCAAATTTCAGTGAacattgtatttattgtcaGGGTGCACAGTTACATTatacaaagcaaaataaatcaaaccATCCACAAAAAAAAGGCATTCTTGATACAATTGTCTAGTCAAGCAACAGATCGTAATAAATAATGTCTGTGTTCACCAAAGAAACTTAACCAACATAGTGGATCACAAAGAAATTGGCAATTGCAAGCAATTATAGTATACATTTACGGGTTTGCTGCATGTTGGGAAATGAAGTAAAAAAGCTGTACTGTGGATTAAAGTCACTACATGATATAACATTTACTGTTCAATAACCAATTTCCAAATTAGTGTGTATAAACCTTTTTCATTCTGCACGTTTTCATGATCTACCATCTATCAAATGAATTTGtgtaataatttctataatttccctCAGTTTAAAAGTGTTTTCAGAAAATTCATCCTGATTTCCATTATATATCCAAATGAACACATCACCAATTTAAAAGTACCTTTACACAAAAGAAACTTTCATATaataaaacagtataaataaaaaaataattttgaaaatttgagaaaaaaaaaaaaaaaaaaaaaaaaaaaaaaaaaaaaaaaaatccctgagGGAACACAACAGCAGAGAGGTTCTCAACCTTATGATCTATGAGTGACTAACAGTAAACCAAAGTAAAAACACTGGCACATGTATAAATGTGTTTCTTGGTCTTTGCTACACAATGAAATAAGCATTTTCAAAAGTTATTTATAGAGGAATATATCATGCACCATGCTGTAGTCACCAATCTACCAAAAGCCGAAGTTCAGGAAAAAAAGCAAGTATAACAAACATGAAAACCCCTGAATACCCCAACCATGTCCCTTAAAGTCATATGAGGAACAGCTTGTCCATACAACTTAAGCAAGAATGTTTGCTTAGAAGTTTACAGTACAGTTTGATTTGCATGTTAAAGGTTATGAACAATATAGACAGCAAATTATAGCAGAAGTTGAACACTTCATGTTTGGCGAGCACACCGAGAGGCATAAAACAATCAGGCAAAGGCATAAATATAAAAGCAGGAAGTGGTAAGGCTTGAAATATGATGACATACAATGATAAATATGTAACAGTACTTTcccaataataacaataataatgtgtcACTTTTAAAAACCAGCATCAACAGTGCAGTTCTGGTTTAATACATGTACACTTTGGCAAAGAGGCAAGCACTCAAAATGCTACTGACACCCTTTTCCACAAAATCTGGtttaaaattaacaaacatacaaacaaaaaaactatatatgcTAACTTTTATTCTATCGTACAGTAGCAGTATTTACACACTTTGACGGCTGCcaaaatatttgacattttacatGTGCTTCTCAGAACacaagcgcacacacacacacacacaaacactacaTACACACATGCAAATGTACAATGAAGACATCACagcaaaaaaaagaaggaaaataaaaacttatCACAAGTGCTTATAATTCTGTGCATGTTCAAGCATAAACTTCTCACCCATTTTCATGAAGTTTTTCAGAGGTCCTTGAAATGATATGGGATAAAACAAGCTTTTTGCGCACTTTTTGGGCCTTATGAAACAAGCATTACAAAATGTCTGTGCTACCTTGAATTAAATGCGACAACTTGCGCAAGAACAGACTTGTGAATGATTTAGACTACACTGAATTTGGCTCGTGTTTTATGAATAAGGCCCATTGAGCTCAAAGGTTCAGGACATGAGGCCGTATTACCCCTTAGTAGTTCCTTTGGTATTGATTTGGGCTGCATAAAAGTTTACAACATGGGCAATTTCTATCATATCTGCAGTTACAGAAGCAAAATACATTCTTATCACAGAAGCTGTGTTTACATGCGAACAGTTTAAATTACAAGGATAATGTCTAATTTGAAGTGTGTGGACCTCAAATATTCCTGTTTATATTCACCAACTGCATTTAGTTCTACACTAAACTATTGCTTTACATTCCCCACATGACAGATGTGTTTTTAGTGACTTTGATGATGCTAAACTCTCAAGCCAGTGTGGAGAAACTATGCCTGGTGGTTTCCAGTTTTCGCTATAGCCCTTTACCTCAAATATTCACCAGTGCGGCTTCTAGCCGACCAAGTGTATATTATGAAAACACCACTGGGCCTGTGGACATGGTGCTGACGGACGAGATAGCTGCCAGGAgcgaaaaaaataaagcattgaGGTGCAAAATAGATCAAGTATAtgctaatgaaaacaaaaaggttcctaaataaaaatacttaaaggtGGGTGATGGAGAAAGGATGGTAAATGCTGAAGGACAGAAGccccatacacacacacacacacacacacacagctcagTGAAGTCACAAACTCAGCTACAATGGAAGCTTCTTCAGCTGCTCAAAGGTGATGAAGAACTGAAACTTGAGTCAAGGATCACAAGAAGATTACAGCAGTCAATCAGATGCATGCgtacacccacacacacacaaatattttgcTTGTCATAATGTGAATTATGTTTTGCCTGGAGCAAAGTTCAGCATTTCATGCACTGCTTTTCAGCAGTGGCGCTCATAAATCATATTTTCCTGAGTTTTGTATGCAAAATCACCACTTGTACTTaagtaaagaaaagaaaaatagatcattttcacccatacaatgtattgttgccagaaatatacccatgctactgatgactggttttgtcgtccagggtcacatatcaaaTGAAAGCACTTCAGCACTTGGCAAATGTATACTGTCATCCATGAgagtataaatgtttattataaacgATACTCACTATCATTCCATCCAAGATATAAATGGGTTTGTTTTTACATCCAAAGAGATTTTGAGAATTTAGCATTTTATCACCTGCTCACcattggatcctctgcagtgaatgagtGCCATCAGTGTGGTAGTTCAAACAGTTGGGTGCCGTCAGGATGAGAGTTTAACCAACATATAGTTTTTCTTGTAAAccgtgcttgatctgtgcatatttctctcccgATTCAGACTAGACAACACATTTTTTCACTAGAGAAAGCAATACTATGAATTATGGACGCATTTCAGCCagatggtttgaagttaaaaaccacttaatgaatttattacaaaaacacagctttttgcttcacaagatattaaagggatagttcacccaaaaatgacaattctgtcaataattaacactcacattgttccaaacccataaaacctttgtttatcttcagaacactaagatatttttgataaaatccaagagctttctgaccctgcatagacagcaacacaactgatacattcaaggcccagaaaagtagtaaagacattgttaaaatagtccatgtgacatcagtggttcaaccgtaattttctGAAGCTACGGGAATACTTTTTGAgcacaagaaaaaacaaaaaaacaaaacaaaaaacaaaaagaattatgtgaaccagtgatgtcacacagactattTTGTCTGTGTCTTCCTGGCCCTTGAACAtcgtagttgcattgctgtctatgcagggacagaaagctctcagatttcagcggctttaaaaaatatcttaatttgtgttctgaagacgaacaaagatcttacaggttcggtctcagcctcagacgtcacacccacagacCGCTAAATGAATGTCTGATGTATACggcacattaaaggagaagtccacaaaaacttacagataatgtgctcacccccttgtcatcccagatgttcatgtcttcagtcataaagaaaggaaaatatttcagcatttttctaaatatagtGGATATGGTtctccgagtttgaacttccaaaatgcagtttaaatgcagcttcaaacgatcccaaatgcagttgtaaactatcccagccaaggaagaagggtctcatctagcgaaacaatcggttattctcataaaaataagacaatttatattttataatgtcaaatgctcgtcttgtcttactctgcttgagCTCTGCTTTTTTCCGGTttaaaatacgattggagtttttcaacataccccaactgtcttgaaacaaaatacacagagcaagacaagacgagtgtatgagattaaaaagtatttaaattgtattttttaaatgaaaataaccgattgttccgctagataagacccttcttcctcaggtGGGATCATTTACAAGCACAtttgaaagaaagacacaaacatcttggatgacaagggagtgagtacattatctgtaaatttttgttctggaagtggacttctcctttaaggtggaaacacttcaggagtttcaaaGTCATCATCTAACTGtttaaatcatacagaattttCAGAAGACATCTGTGTCACGTCCTTTAATGTTCTGCCTGGAAACAAATATGCTTGATGCCAAATCCCCTCATGGAAGAAGAAAGCTGTGGTGTTTACAACTCTCATGATGAGAgcttatcaggatcaactaaacaatggattttcaaaagtgtgtgaaatatttaaagttagcatagaatttttaaaatatttccaagagttgttgtggggacatttccacACCTCTAAACAGGACACGGCACAAAacgaaacgtgattggttgctttacctgtcagttaTATGGCCACTTGGGTgggccttggccattcaaagtgGCCAAGGTTCCCAGAGCTTCTGCCGTCAGTGTGAAAGTCTGGCTACATGAGactaggtttggaacaacatgagggtgagtaattaatgatagaattttcatttttgggtgaactatccctttaactgatggactggattgtggattaattgtgaaatactgacatttttaaTCAGACTCTCCTTCGGACAGCGctcattcactgcaaaggatccattggtgagcaagtgatctAATGGTAAAATCAGAGAAATTGGTGAATCAGAGAAGTTGGTGAATAAATTCTcagtttgggtgaactattcttttaatggAAACACACTTACACAGTACATTTTGTGGCTTAAGTGTCCAAACACTTTAAGGGCCActctgtatatgtgtgtatgaaAACAGCCAACAATCAAAGGATTGCAATTATGTGCTGTCAgttaaaaacagacagaaaattGTGTACGTAGTAAAGAATGTCTCATGGCTTGGGTGAAAATAACAGCTAATGTCATGTTGTGATATGCTGACCTCTAGTGGTTGGACCGTTATAACCcatatataacaataaacaaccaaggacatttttttaaaggagatgtccacttccagaacaaaaatgtacatataatgtactcacccccttgtcatccaagatgttcatgtctgtctttctttcttaagtcgaaagaaagacaaacatgaacatcttggatgacaagggggtaagtacattatctgtaaatttttgttctggaagtggacatctcatttaaagtcaaaatatgaatatgaagacaaaacaacattttattgtCAAAGGATACAATTATGTTCCAGGGCCCCAGACGCAGCCAGTTGGGCCAGAAGCCTTTATAGAGAGCAAAAAAGCCTTCGTTTTTCCATGTCTGCATGAGTCCGTCCAGGGTGCCCTTGTAAAGAGGGTTACCTGCGAGCACACGTTGATTCATCATACGTGTCCTCACCACATCCACTGGGTTGGAGGTCAAAGCACCTGCCAGACCACACGTGAAACTGGAACTAAATTAACAGAAGGAACAATATGGATCACGTTGCTGAGGTCAATGTTTGCGCCtccatttacaaacaaatcaaattCTGAATCAACAGAGCAAATACTGGTAGAGATGCTCACATGAAATGAGTTAACACAGTGTCTCCCATGAGCCCTGAACGAATCAAATGCTTTTTAGTGATGTCATAGACTGGCAGCTCTACACCCACCACAATGGCCGCCCTCTGTGCAGTAGGAATTACACCCTGAAAACAAAGACAGCACAGTATTAAAGGAAAAGCTACAAATgtgtttacacatttaaaaagcttgAATGCTATCAAGTTTTTCCAACAGCTGATGGTTGCATGTTTTAAAATCTCACCACCAATGTGAAAGATGAGATATAATGAAAGCACTCACCCTCCACAGGCCTCGTGTGCCTTCTGTCTGGTAAATGTTGATGAAATTAGACATCATGCTTCCCTGTAACAGGCTCCCTTGAGCCTGCATGCGAATCTGAAAAAGGGAAATAATAGGACATAAGAAGTGAACTAACTCCGTGTGATCGGTGGTGTAAGAGCTAAAAGTGAGGTTAAAGATAAGGCCAGAAACATGTAATGCAAGTATGCACAAAGAGCCATGAGCATGCATGCTAAAGCATGGGCACTGGAACCACATGGGTTCACTTTTCAGAGAGCTGTCGAATACATTCCACCGCAGGAATGTCCTAATAAACTAAACTCAATTTCACATTTTAGCTACAGCCAAACGCAGTTAAATGCTGTTCCACACTGCTCCTTCCTCAAATCTGTTCCACTTGGCTCATTCAGAGTCCATATAAATTAAACTCCATTCTGTGTTTTCACTACCCCGACACAGCAAAGTCAACAAAGCATCTTAGCACAACTGTTGCTCAGAGGTCCATCTTCATATGTGGATTACTCAGTTAGCTGGATTTATTGTTGATGATTTGAGGATTGTTAGGTTCTTCAAAGCTCACCCTGGAGTTGTAGGTATAGCAACAGGTCCGTTAGCTCAAACCTGCTTAGGAACAGGCTTATTTCATGTGAGCAGGATTTGTTTAGTTTCGTTTCGTTTTAAGTGAAGGTGATACTGAAAGACAGGTTCTGCCttattaaaccagaaaaaaaaaattgtaaaagatgacaatttaaaaattattttgaaaaaaaaaaaaaaaaaaagaaagaaagaaattaaatgtAGCATAATCTGTAATAGTGCACACAACCAATTTTACTCATTAAGAAATTTATTCATGAAGGAATAATTATCTCAGAATTTTATTGCAGTCATACACATATTACGTACAATTTGTCTGAGCAGCGCATTAACTGTGGATTAAATGCTTGGCAGAACAAGATTTTGATGCGGTGTTATTTTTGGGAAAACGTTGCCAGGTGTGTGGTAACTGTTTTAAGCTATAAAAgcaattgtttaattaaaaggCACCAGAATACAAGTAATGGCATCTACTCCAGTAAAATGTTTCTGGAGGGGACCCACTCAAATTGTTTTGTACTAAAACTTGATCATACTAACAAAACTAACTTCATATTAACAATATGTGTTAGCATGCAATTTATAACTTTAAGCTAAATGCTCTGGTAGATATTGTGTACTTGCATGAACTATGTGTCTAAATGAGAAAACAGCAATCATGAGATGTCTGAACATATGGACAAAACTTTACATAAAGTAGTGGACTATACATTGGTctgttgagagagagagagagagagagagagagagagagagagagagagagagagagagaataattttgtaattttgtatgcATGATtcacattttgataaataacTATTCATGACTTTTAATGTCATTCATGATTACTTGAggattttaattactgaatgtctatttacactaagtgcaaatagcctgtcttgtttggcagaggctatttacactaactccatCCACCACTGTGTGGTTGAGCTAGACATCATTACAAAAGACGGGTACCAAACAACAGCTCAAGAGGCGTAGATAGTAAAATGCATAGCATTGTCTTTTTGACGCCATAGACCAGAGCTCCAATCcatttttctcccttttttcttATATCACATTGGAAAAGCACTTATTGTCAATAAAGTGCCTTACGTTTATCTGTTAAGATTATGGGTAAGTGCAGGAAGCGcttttattgtcccaataaggcaggatccatttaatatttttaataaaaatgatcatttacactcaatatgttattattgcatactacTTTATAATGTACAATAATACTGATGTACAGATATACGCCATTATTTGCaataagtaatataatatttttacataatatttaatactaGATCGcttagaaaatattattttcacttagtgtagaTAGCATTTATTGCCATTTGCATCTAGATTAAATAGCATTAATTGCACTTAGTACAAATAGCCACTgcctttaaaaattaatactagGTGAGCTGAGACaaatataacaatgaaaacaaatattattatacatcCACACAAacactacatttaaaaatttgggtgtctgtaagatttttttttatttttttttattaattttaaagcaaagaacacatttcatttttcaaaaaaaaaaaaaaaaaaggctgttacaaagttacaaaagatgtttgtttgtttgtttgtttatttatttactttttttttttaataatttttccaTGACGGTAAGAATCCTGGTATTATTTTAGGTCAAGGTCaggtttatttatataccactTTAAAAGTAACATGAGCACTGACCAAAGTGCTGCACAACAGATAAAACATGACATCACTCTACAACAGAaagccatatttaaaaaaaaaatagttaccCATAAGCCCGAGAAAACAGATATGTTTTAAGAGATAGGCTAATTTAAATGTAGATAATGTAGGGTATGATCTAATAGGGAAAACTAAGGTGTTCCAAAGCTTTGAAAACTAAACTGAGAAAGCCCTGTAACCTTTGGTATTTAATTGAGATTTTGGAACAGTCAGTAACAGCCGAGAAGAGGATCTGAGCATTCTCTGGGAAGAATAATGGTGAAGAAGATCCTAGATGTAGGTGCGAGACCATGCAGTGCTTTAAACACAAATACTAAA encodes:
- the slc25a14 gene encoding brain mitochondrial carrier protein 1 isoform X2 — protein: MANLNWKPFVYGGMASIVAEFGTFPIDLTKTRLQVQGQTHCMEVRYRGMFHALFRIGREEGIRALYSGISPALLRQASYGTIKIGTYNTLKKLFVSRPEDETMVINVFCGVVSGVLSSSLANPTDVLKIRMQAQGSLLQGSMMSNFINIYQTEGTRGLWRGVIPTAQRAAIVVGVELPVYDITKKHLIRSGLMGDTVLTHFISSFTCGLAGALTSNPVDVVRTRMMNQRVLAGNPLYKGTLDGLMQTWKNEGFFALYKGFWPNWLRLGPWNIIFFITFEQLKKLPL